In the genome of Variibacter gotjawalensis, one region contains:
- a CDS encoding ABC transporter ATP-binding protein, with protein sequence MSLLQVKGVHTYYGKIAALKGVDVEVNEGEIVSLIGANGAGKSTLMMTVFGNPRAREGRIIFDGQDITEMTPHEIAWLRIAQSPEGRRIFPRMTVLENLQMGAIVAEPARFDDDLDRMFTLFPRLKERAKQRGGTLSGGEQQMLAIARALMSRPRLLMLDEPSLGLAPLIVKQIFDAIRHLNEQEKLTVFLVEQNAFHALKLAHRGYVMVNGRITMQGTGRELLDRPEVRAAYLEGGRH encoded by the coding sequence ATGAGCCTCCTTCAAGTCAAAGGCGTGCACACCTACTACGGCAAGATCGCCGCGCTGAAAGGCGTAGACGTCGAGGTCAACGAGGGAGAAATCGTCTCGCTGATCGGCGCCAATGGTGCCGGCAAGTCGACGCTGATGATGACCGTGTTCGGTAATCCGCGCGCGCGCGAAGGCCGGATCATCTTCGATGGCCAAGACATCACCGAGATGACGCCGCACGAAATCGCGTGGCTGCGCATCGCGCAATCACCGGAAGGACGTCGCATTTTCCCGCGCATGACCGTGCTGGAAAATCTGCAGATGGGCGCGATCGTCGCCGAGCCCGCGCGCTTCGACGACGATCTCGATCGCATGTTCACGCTGTTCCCACGCCTCAAGGAGCGCGCGAAACAACGCGGCGGTACGCTATCGGGCGGCGAGCAGCAGATGCTCGCGATCGCGCGTGCGCTGATGAGCCGCCCGCGCCTGCTGATGCTCGACGAGCCGTCGCTGGGCCTCGCACCGCTGATCGTGAAGCAAATCTTCGACGCGATCCGGCATCTCAACGAGCAAGAAAAACTTACGGTGTTTCTCGTCGAGCAGAATGCGTTTCACGCGCTCAAGCTCGCGCATCGCGGCTACGTTATGGTCAACGGAAGAATCACGATGCAGGGGACTGGCCGCGAACTGCTCGACCGGCCGGAAGTGCGCGCAGCCTATCTCGAAGGGGGACGCCACTAA